From a single Pempheris klunzingeri isolate RE-2024b chromosome 2, fPemKlu1.hap1, whole genome shotgun sequence genomic region:
- the LOC139218158 gene encoding G-protein coupled receptor 22-like produces METDSYTSSPATAGWAGTVAGLEGAGGLQEQGGGGSSSSPASWYMPYSLGFQVSLTAFLMLELVLGFSSNLTVLVLYCSQSNLVDSVSNMVTVNLHVLDVAVCVLCLPLTLVVVLLPPGPNLALLCCFHEACVTFASIATAINILVISLDRYDISVRPANRLLTTRRATLLLTAVWVTSVAVFFIPFLEVQWSSGDGGEERGQVTPLSLSSHGISATAVPAWRNWTLLCVGGQGYHTGLGMYYHLILQVPIFFTTVAVMLFTYSRILRALNIRIGSHMKKSQRFRGPSCRGRHKKQKKKKAGVRMNDGGEAGGEQCTTDGTKQLSHPPLIPSPSPTPTATSPPALSSTAPLVTSDTGAATPMPATMGVQASVSAIIALRRAVRRHRDRRERQRRVFRMSLIIITTFLGCWAPLSVTNVLILGVGPSDALVSLRLWFLALAYGTTVSHPLLYAFTRQKLRRALRTKVKKRVVSLLQVDPSPGGTVIHNSWVENRKTSRQVRLEASEGTDRCLAEVL; encoded by the coding sequence ATGGAGACTGACAGCTACACCTCAAGCCCAGCCACCGCTGGCTGGGCTGGGACGGTGGCCGGCCTGGAGGGAGCAGGAGGCCTtcaggagcagggaggagggggctCGTCCAGCAGCCCCGCGTCCTGGTACATGCCGTACTCCCTGGGCTTCCAGGTGTCGCTCACCGCCTTCCTCATGCTGGAGCTGGTGTTGGGTTTCAGCAGCAACCTGACTGTGCTGGTGCTCTACTGCTCTCAGTCCAATTTGGTGGACTCGGTGAGCAACATGGTGACTGTAAATCTGCACGTGCTGGACGTGGccgtgtgtgtgctgtgtctgcCCCTCActctggtggtggtgctgctgcctCCAGGACCAAACCTGgccctgctctgctgcttccacGAGGCCTGCGTCACCTTTGCCAGCATAGCCACAGCCATCAACATACTGGTGATCAGCCTGGACCGATACGACATCTCAGTGCGGCCGGCCAACAGGCTGCTGACCACACGGAGAGCGACGCTGCTCCTGACTGCTGTTTGGGTCACATCGGTGGCTGTGTTTTTTATCCCATTCTTGGAGGTGCAATGGTCCAGTGGGGacgggggagaggagagagggcagGTGACACCGTTGTCGCTGTCCTCACATGGCATCAGCGCCACAGCGGTGCCAGCGTGGCGTAACTGGACACTGCTGTGTGTTGGCGGGCAGGGCTACCACACGGGCCTGGGGATGTATTACCATCTTATCCTGCAGGTGCCCATCTTCTTCACCACCGTGGCAGTCATGCTGTTCACCTACTCCAGAATACTGAGGGCTTTAAACATCCGCATCGGCTCCCACATGAAGAAGAGCCAGCGGTTCAGGGGCCCTTCTTGCAGGGGGCGCcacaagaaacagaaaaaaaagaaggcaggTGTCAGAATGAATGATGGCGGGGAGGCAGGAGGGGAGCAGTGCACCACGGATGGCACCAAACAGCTTAGCCACCCTCCCCTCATCCCTTcgccctcccccacccccacagcTACCTCCCCCCCTGCCCTGTCCTCGACCGCCCCGCTTGTCACCTCTGACACGGGCGCCGCGACCCCCATGCCGGCCACCATGGGCGTCCAGGCCTCCGTGTCGGCCATCATTGCCCTGAGGCGGGCAGTGCGGAGACACAGGGATCGGAGAGAGCGACAGAGGAGGGTGTTCAGGATgtccctcatcatcatcaccaccttccTGGGCTGCTGGGCCCCCCTCTCTGTGACCAACGTGCTAATCCTGGGCGTAGGCCCCAGCGACGCCCTGGTCAGCCTACGCCTCTGGTTCTTAGCCCTGGCCTATGGCACCACCGTCTCCCACCCTCTGCTCTACGCCTTCACCCGACAGAAGCTGCGCCGCGCTCTCCGTACGAAGGTTAAGAAGAGGGTGGTGTCCCTGCTGCAGGTGGACCCTTCACCAGGGGGCACCGTCATACACAACTCCTGGGTGGAGAACAGAAAAACCAGCCGGCAGGTGCGGCTGGAGGCAAGCGAAGGTACTGACCGCTGCCTGGCAGAGGTCCTGTGA